A region from the Virgibacillus siamensis genome encodes:
- the rplL gene encoding 50S ribosomal protein L7/L12: MTKEQIIDAIKEMSVLDLNDLVKAIEEEFGVTAAAPVAVAGGAGGGEAAEEQTEFDVVLEGAGDSKIKVVKAVREITGLGLKDAKDVVDNAPKAVKEGVSKEEAEEIKGKLEEVGASVEVK, translated from the coding sequence ATGACGAAAGAACAAATCATTGATGCGATTAAAGAAATGTCCGTATTGGACTTGAACGATCTTGTAAAAGCAATTGAAGAAGAATTTGGTGTAACTGCTGCAGCTCCAGTTGCTGTTGCCGGCGGCGCTGGCGGCGGAGAAGCTGCTGAAGAGCAAACAGAATTTGATGTTGTGCTTGAAGGCGCTGGAGATTCCAAAATCAAAGTTGTTAAAGCGGTTCGTGAAATCACTGGTCTTGGCCTCAAAGATGCTAAAGATGTAGTAGATAACGCACCTAAAGCAGTTAAAGAAGGCGTTTCTAAAGAAGAAGCTGAAGAAATCAAAGGTAAGCTTGAAGAAGTTGGAGCATCAGTAGAAGTTAAGTAA
- the rplJ gene encoding 50S ribosomal protein L10, translated as MSNSKIIEQKQQQVQEIADKFRDSQTTVLVDYRGLDVAEVTELRKQLREAGIDFKVYKNSMTRRAVDAVELGDLSENLVGPTAIAFSNEDVVAPAKILKGFSKEHEALEIKGGVIEGEIATLDQINELGDLPNYDGMVSMLLSVLQAPIRNFAYAAKSVADQKEEQGA; from the coding sequence ATGTCTAACAGTAAGATCATTGAGCAAAAACAACAACAAGTTCAAGAAATCGCCGACAAATTCCGAGATAGTCAGACAACAGTTCTTGTAGATTATCGCGGTCTTGATGTTGCGGAAGTTACAGAATTACGTAAACAGCTGCGTGAAGCAGGCATTGATTTTAAAGTTTACAAAAATTCAATGACACGCCGTGCGGTTGACGCTGTTGAATTGGGAGATCTTTCCGAAAATCTGGTTGGTCCGACTGCAATTGCCTTCAGTAACGAAGACGTGGTAGCACCAGCTAAAATTTTGAAAGGCTTCTCTAAAGAGCATGAAGCGCTTGAAATTAAAGGTGGCGTAATTGAAGGTGAAATTGCGACACTTGATCAAATTAACGAACTTGGTGACTTGCCAAACTACGATGGTATGGTATCCATGCTGCTTAGTGTACTGCAGGCTCCAATCCGCAACTTTGCATATGCAGCAAAATCTGTTGCAGATCAAAAAGAAGAGCAAGGTGCTTAA
- the rplA gene encoding 50S ribosomal protein L1: MAKKSKRYQDVTKLVDRSKSYELEEAVALLKETAKANFDETVEAAFRLGVDPKKADQQIRGAMVLPHGTGKTQRVLVFAKGDKANEAEAAGADYVGEQDLINKINQGWFDFDVIVATPDMMAEVGKLGRVLGPKGLMPNPKTGTVTFEVEKAVKDIKAGKVEYRVDKSANIHVPIGKISFDNEKLAENFGAMTETLMKVKPQAAKGVYMKNASITSTMGPGIKVDVSGYRR; encoded by the coding sequence ATGGCTAAAAAAAGTAAAAGGTATCAAGATGTTACAAAACTTGTTGATCGTTCAAAATCATATGAGTTAGAAGAAGCAGTTGCTTTATTGAAAGAAACTGCAAAAGCAAACTTCGACGAAACAGTTGAAGCTGCTTTCCGTCTTGGTGTTGATCCGAAAAAAGCTGATCAGCAAATTCGCGGGGCAATGGTTTTACCGCATGGAACAGGTAAAACGCAACGTGTCCTTGTTTTCGCAAAAGGCGATAAAGCAAACGAAGCTGAAGCAGCTGGTGCAGATTATGTTGGTGAACAGGACCTGATCAACAAAATTAACCAGGGATGGTTCGATTTTGATGTGATTGTTGCTACACCGGATATGATGGCTGAAGTTGGTAAACTTGGCCGTGTGCTTGGACCAAAAGGATTAATGCCGAATCCGAAAACTGGCACGGTAACATTTGAAGTGGAAAAAGCTGTTAAAGATATCAAAGCTGGTAAAGTGGAATATCGTGTAGATAAATCTGCGAATATTCATGTGCCGATCGGCAAAATTTCATTTGATAATGAAAAACTTGCTGAAAACTTTGGTGCAATGACTGAAACACTGATGAAGGTCAAGCCACAGGCAGCCAAAGGTGTTTATATGAAAAATGCATCCATCACTTCAACGATGGGACCGGGAATCAAAGTGGATGTTTCAGGCTATCGCCGTTAA
- the rplK gene encoding 50S ribosomal protein L11, translating to MAKKVIKLVKLQIPAGKANPAPPVGPALGQAGVNIMGFCKEFNARTQDQAGMIIPVEITVFEDRSFTFITKTPPAAVLLKKAAGIDTASGEPNRNKVAAVKRDKVKEIAETKMPDLNAADVDAAMRMVEGTARSMGITIED from the coding sequence GTGGCTAAAAAAGTAATCAAATTGGTTAAATTGCAAATCCCTGCTGGCAAAGCAAACCCGGCACCACCGGTAGGACCTGCACTGGGTCAAGCTGGTGTTAACATCATGGGATTCTGTAAGGAATTTAACGCACGTACGCAAGATCAAGCTGGTATGATTATTCCGGTTGAAATCACGGTATTTGAAGACCGTTCATTTACATTTATCACAAAAACTCCGCCTGCAGCAGTTTTGCTTAAAAAAGCAGCCGGAATTGATACTGCTTCAGGTGAACCAAACCGCAATAAAGTAGCTGCTGTTAAACGCGACAAAGTAAAAGAAATTGCGGAAACAAAAATGCCTGATTTGAATGCGGCTGATGTAGATGCAGCAATGCGTATGGTTGAAGGAACTGCACGCAGCATGGGCATTACAATTGAAGACTAA
- the nusG gene encoding transcription termination/antitermination protein NusG: MEKNWYVVHTYSGYENKVKTNLEKRVETMGMEDKIFRVIVPEDEETEIKNGKKKVSKKKFFPGYVLTEMVMTDDSWYVVRNTPGVTGFVGSSGHGSKPTPLLPEEVDAVLKRMGVAAPVTQIDFELKENVRVTDGPFTNFTGTIEHIDVDKQKIKVHVNMFGRETPVELDFSQIEKL, from the coding sequence ATGGAAAAAAACTGGTATGTAGTTCATACGTATTCCGGGTATGAAAACAAAGTGAAGACGAATTTGGAGAAACGTGTAGAAACGATGGGAATGGAAGATAAAATTTTCCGTGTCATTGTTCCTGAAGATGAGGAAACTGAAATCAAGAATGGAAAAAAGAAAGTTTCCAAAAAGAAATTCTTTCCCGGTTATGTGCTGACAGAAATGGTTATGACAGATGATTCCTGGTACGTTGTGCGCAATACCCCAGGTGTTACAGGGTTCGTTGGATCGAGCGGTCATGGATCAAAACCGACACCACTGTTGCCGGAGGAAGTGGATGCGGTACTGAAACGGATGGGTGTTGCAGCGCCGGTAACACAAATTGACTTTGAACTGAAAGAGAACGTTCGGGTTACAGATGGACCATTTACGAACTTCACCGGAACGATTGAACATATTGATGTCGACAAGCAGAAAATTAAAGTGCATGTCAACATGTTTGGCCGCGAAACACCGGTTGAACTCGACTTCTCACAGATTGAGAAGCTGTAA
- the secE gene encoding preprotein translocase subunit SecE, translated as MNLIKFFKNVSREMKKVSWPKGRELTSYTVTVITTVAFVAIFFALIDLGITQFLNLF; from the coding sequence ATGAATCTCATTAAGTTTTTCAAAAACGTATCGAGAGAAATGAAAAAAGTCAGCTGGCCAAAGGGTCGTGAGTTGACAAGCTATACAGTTACTGTTATAACAACAGTTGCATTTGTGGCAATATTTTTCGCACTAATTGATCTTGGTATAACACAATTCCTGAATTTATTTTGA
- the rpmG gene encoding 50S ribosomal protein L33 encodes MNKKIILACSICSGRNYTTHKNTATQPERMEVRKFCKSCGKHTLHRETK; translated from the coding sequence TTGAATAAGAAGATTATTTTGGCGTGTTCAATTTGTTCAGGCAGAAATTATACAACCCATAAAAATACAGCCACACAGCCGGAACGAATGGAGGTCCGCAAATTTTGCAAATCGTGTGGGAAGCACACATTGCATCGTGAGACGAAATAA
- the sigH gene encoding RNA polymerase sporulation sigma factor SigH produces MLGDDEVIQLIHQGNSQALDFLITKYLSFVRAKSRTYFIIGADQEDIVQEGMIGLYKAIRDYDGDKLSSFRAFAELCVTRQIITAIKTATRQKHIPLNSYVSLDKPIFDEESDRTLLDVIAGSKSIDPQELLVNQENLGNMEGKLSELLSGLEKKVLHLYLDGRTYQEISAELKRHEKSIDNALQRVKRKLEQLIETNEVSI; encoded by the coding sequence ATGCTTGGTGATGATGAAGTTATTCAGCTGATTCATCAAGGGAACAGTCAGGCGCTTGATTTTCTGATAACCAAATATCTTAGTTTTGTGCGCGCGAAATCCAGAACATATTTTATTATTGGTGCTGATCAGGAAGATATTGTGCAGGAAGGGATGATTGGTCTTTATAAAGCTATCCGGGACTATGATGGGGACAAGCTGTCCTCCTTCAGGGCTTTTGCCGAATTATGCGTGACAAGGCAGATTATTACCGCAATTAAAACCGCTACAAGACAAAAACACATTCCACTTAATTCATACGTTTCACTTGATAAGCCGATTTTTGATGAAGAATCCGACCGGACATTATTGGATGTTATTGCCGGATCAAAATCCATTGATCCCCAGGAATTACTGGTTAACCAAGAAAATCTGGGAAATATGGAAGGTAAGTTATCAGAATTATTAAGCGGGTTGGAGAAGAAAGTGCTTCACTTATACTTGGACGGCCGTACGTATCAGGAGATTTCAGCTGAGTTGAAACGTCATGAAAAATCGATCGATAATGCACTCCAGCGGGTAAAACGGAAGCTGGAGCAATTGATTGAAACCAATGAGGTCAGTATTTGA
- a CDS encoding NYN domain-containing protein, with protein MNNIVVVDGYNIIGDWEELKKLKEKDIGQARDRLIELLADYQAYSGARVIVVFDAYYVKGIESKLESYKIEIIYTRENETADECIEKLVKDLKNVRTQVYVATSDYAEQRTIFGRGALRKSARELFIELKDIEREIAISIEEHQKGRPHIKIPLEKEVLEKFEKWRRGNH; from the coding sequence ATGAATAACATTGTAGTGGTGGATGGCTATAACATTATCGGTGACTGGGAAGAACTGAAAAAGCTGAAAGAGAAAGATATCGGACAGGCCCGCGACCGTCTGATTGAGTTGCTTGCGGATTACCAGGCTTACTCAGGTGCACGCGTGATTGTTGTTTTTGATGCCTATTATGTAAAAGGGATTGAAAGCAAATTGGAATCGTATAAAATTGAAATTATTTATACAAGAGAAAATGAAACTGCCGATGAGTGTATCGAGAAGCTTGTCAAAGATTTAAAAAATGTTCGTACCCAAGTTTACGTTGCCACATCAGATTATGCAGAACAACGCACGATATTCGGTCGTGGTGCATTAAGGAAATCAGCAAGGGAACTGTTCATCGAATTAAAGGACATTGAACGGGAGATTGCAATAAGTATTGAGGAACATCAAAAAGGCCGGCCGCATATCAAAATTCCTCTGGAAAAGGAAGTGCTGGAAAAATTCGAGAAATGGAGGCGGGGAAATCATTAA
- the rlmB gene encoding 23S rRNA (guanosine(2251)-2'-O)-methyltransferase RlmB, with protein sequence MDQELIIGKNPVIEALQSGRPVNKVMVSKQINNQTFGRLQQLSKTAGTIVQKVPKNKLDQLADGNHQGVAAFVASYHYASLDDLFQKAEAKDESAFFIILDELEDPHNLGSILRTADATGAHGVIIPKRRSVGLTATVAKTAAGALEHIPVARVTNIVNTIKELKKSNVWIVGTEADGTEDYRMLDGKLPIALVIGNEGKGMSRLVKESCDWTVSLPMNGHVSSLNASVACSLLLYEVYRKRYPVENES encoded by the coding sequence ATGGATCAGGAACTAATCATCGGCAAAAATCCGGTCATTGAAGCATTGCAATCAGGAAGACCAGTAAATAAAGTAATGGTGTCCAAGCAAATAAATAACCAGACTTTCGGCAGACTGCAGCAGCTAAGTAAAACAGCTGGTACAATTGTTCAGAAAGTACCTAAAAATAAACTGGACCAGCTTGCGGATGGAAACCATCAAGGTGTGGCAGCGTTTGTTGCTTCCTATCATTATGCATCCCTGGATGATTTGTTTCAAAAAGCCGAAGCAAAAGACGAATCAGCTTTTTTTATCATTTTGGATGAACTGGAGGATCCGCATAATCTTGGTTCCATTTTACGGACAGCTGATGCAACCGGTGCACATGGGGTGATCATCCCAAAAAGACGATCGGTTGGCCTGACTGCAACGGTTGCGAAGACTGCCGCCGGAGCACTGGAACACATTCCTGTAGCCCGGGTCACGAATATTGTCAACACGATTAAAGAATTGAAAAAAAGCAATGTATGGATCGTTGGAACGGAAGCGGACGGGACAGAGGATTACCGTATGCTGGATGGGAAACTCCCAATTGCGCTGGTTATCGGAAATGAAGGAAAAGGAATGAGCCGCCTTGTGAAGGAATCGTGCGACTGGACTGTCAGCCTCCCAATGAATGGGCATGTATCATCTTTGAATGCGTCTGTGGCCTGCAGCCTTTTGCTCTATGAGGTGTATCGGAAACGGTATCCGGTTGAAAATGAATCATGA
- a CDS encoding Mini-ribonuclease 3: protein MSLDVRQMKSLALAYMGDAIYEVNVREHLLRSGKVKPNELHRSAVSFVSAKAQAAVILHWLDNGCLSDEERKVVTRGRNAKSGSVPKNTNVQTYRYSTAFEALIGFHYLMGNETRLNELITSAIQIAEGRKA, encoded by the coding sequence ATGAGTCTTGATGTAAGGCAGATGAAAAGTCTGGCATTGGCATATATGGGTGACGCAATTTATGAAGTGAATGTCCGGGAGCATTTATTGCGAAGCGGAAAAGTAAAGCCAAATGAGCTGCACCGTTCTGCCGTTTCATTTGTGTCAGCCAAGGCGCAGGCAGCCGTTATTTTACACTGGCTGGACAACGGCTGTCTGTCAGATGAAGAACGTAAAGTTGTTACTAGAGGACGAAACGCCAAGTCCGGATCTGTTCCCAAGAATACAAATGTACAAACATACCGCTATAGTACAGCTTTTGAGGCGTTAATCGGCTTCCATTATTTAATGGGAAATGAAACCCGGCTAAATGAGCTGATAACAAGTGCAATCCAAATTGCAGAAGGGAGGAAAGCATAA
- the cysS gene encoding cysteine--tRNA ligase, which produces MPITIYNTLTRQKEMFKPLEEGKVKMYVCGPTVYNYIHIGNARPAIVFDTVRRYLEYKGYEVEYVLNFTDVDDKIIKAANELDEEVADVANRFIDAYLEDIESLGVKEATHNPRVTETMDDILTFISTLTDKGHAYAVDGDVYFKPRSFDGYGKLSHQSIDELRSGARIQVGEQKEDPLDFALWKKAKENEIAWDSPWGQGRPGWHIECSAMAKKYLGETIDIHAGGQDLTFPHHENEIAQSEAMTGKTFANYWMHNGYINIDNEKMSKSLGNFVLTRDIIQHHDPKAVRFFMLSVHYRNPINFTEELLEGAKNSLERIETAYFNLGYRKGASMNMDQAEDTWLTKVDTLKKQFEEAMDDDFNTANAISVLFDVTKEANVYLQGEHTSEKVIDVFRQTISEQLDVLGITITETEELLDDEIEGLLQEREEARKNRNFSRADEIRDHLKEKNIILEDTPQGTRWKRGGNES; this is translated from the coding sequence ATGCCGATAACTATTTATAATACCTTAACTCGACAAAAGGAAATGTTTAAACCGCTCGAAGAAGGAAAAGTAAAGATGTATGTATGCGGTCCTACGGTATACAACTATATCCATATTGGAAATGCACGGCCTGCGATTGTGTTTGATACTGTCAGACGATATTTGGAATATAAAGGCTATGAAGTTGAGTATGTGTTAAATTTTACAGATGTTGATGACAAAATTATTAAAGCTGCAAATGAACTGGATGAGGAAGTAGCAGATGTGGCAAACCGTTTTATTGATGCATATTTGGAAGATATTGAATCCCTTGGTGTCAAAGAGGCTACACACAATCCGCGGGTAACCGAAACAATGGATGATATTTTAACGTTTATTTCAACCCTGACTGACAAAGGGCATGCATATGCAGTCGACGGGGATGTTTATTTTAAGCCCCGTTCCTTTGATGGCTACGGGAAACTATCCCATCAATCAATTGATGAGCTGCGTTCCGGGGCGCGAATTCAAGTCGGGGAACAGAAAGAAGATCCGCTTGATTTTGCCCTGTGGAAGAAAGCAAAGGAAAATGAAATTGCCTGGGATTCGCCGTGGGGACAGGGGCGCCCCGGCTGGCATATTGAGTGCTCAGCCATGGCAAAGAAATACTTAGGGGAAACGATTGATATTCATGCTGGCGGTCAGGACTTAACTTTTCCGCACCATGAAAATGAAATAGCTCAATCGGAAGCGATGACTGGAAAGACGTTTGCTAATTATTGGATGCACAATGGATATATTAATATTGACAATGAAAAAATGTCTAAATCACTTGGTAATTTTGTGTTGACGAGAGACATCATTCAGCACCATGATCCGAAAGCGGTTCGATTCTTTATGCTAAGTGTTCATTACCGCAATCCGATTAATTTTACGGAAGAACTGCTGGAAGGAGCTAAAAATAGCCTGGAACGAATTGAGACAGCTTATTTTAATCTCGGGTATCGTAAAGGTGCAAGCATGAATATGGACCAGGCTGAAGATACGTGGCTTACAAAAGTGGATACGTTGAAAAAGCAATTTGAGGAAGCGATGGATGATGATTTCAATACTGCAAATGCGATTTCTGTCTTGTTTGATGTAACGAAGGAAGCCAATGTATACCTGCAGGGAGAGCATACTTCCGAAAAGGTTATTGATGTATTCCGTCAGACGATTTCCGAGCAGCTTGACGTACTGGGAATTACGATTACAGAAACAGAAGAACTGTTGGATGATGAAATTGAAGGTCTGTTGCAGGAACGGGAAGAAGCGCGAAAAAACCGCAATTTCAGCCGTGCTGATGAAATAAGAGATCATCTGAAAGAAAAAAATATCATTTTGGAAGATACCCCACAGGGAACACGGTGGAAAAGAGGCGGAAATGAGTCTTGA
- the cysE gene encoding serine O-acetyltransferase, with amino-acid sequence MGFFKRLKEDMDVVFEQDPAARTYFEVCLTYSGLHAVWAHRVAHFFFKRRLFFIARAISQISRFFTGIEIHPGAVIGRKFFIDHGMGVVIGETCEIGDNVTVFQGVTLGGTGKEKGKRHPTIKDNALISTGAKILGSITIGESSKVGGGSVVLKDVPDHSTVVGVPGRVVVQNGERVRRNLDHHKLPDPVADRCDHLQQEIDELKEEIAKLKEGKKHADNYL; translated from the coding sequence ATGGGTTTTTTCAAAAGATTAAAAGAGGATATGGATGTGGTGTTTGAACAGGATCCGGCTGCACGGACCTATTTCGAGGTTTGTCTTACTTACTCCGGATTACATGCTGTCTGGGCTCATCGTGTCGCACATTTTTTCTTTAAACGACGGTTGTTTTTTATTGCGCGTGCTATTTCACAAATAAGCAGATTTTTTACCGGCATCGAAATCCATCCTGGTGCAGTTATCGGACGAAAGTTTTTTATCGACCATGGCATGGGTGTTGTCATAGGAGAAACGTGTGAAATTGGGGACAATGTAACTGTTTTCCAAGGTGTAACCCTGGGAGGTACCGGCAAAGAAAAAGGAAAGCGTCATCCGACCATAAAGGACAATGCTTTAATCTCGACCGGGGCGAAAATACTTGGCTCCATAACAATCGGAGAGAGCTCCAAGGTAGGTGGCGGATCTGTCGTACTGAAAGATGTGCCCGATCACTCAACAGTTGTTGGAGTCCCGGGCCGCGTTGTTGTTCAAAATGGGGAGAGGGTACGCAGAAATCTGGACCACCACAAACTGCCGGATCCGGTTGCTGACCGATGCGACCATCTGCAACAGGAAATTGATGAACTGAAAGAGGAAATAGCAAAGCTGAAGGAAGGGAAAAAACATGCCGATAACTATTTATAA
- the gltX gene encoding glutamate--tRNA ligase, translating into MSNQVRVRYAPSPTGNLHIGNARTALFNYLYAKHFDGKFIIRIEDTDAKRNVAGGEESQLKYLKWLGIEWDEGADLGGSYGPYRQMERLDLYKKYIDELLENGLAYKCYMTEEELEAEREEQRANGQVPKYSGAHRNLTAEQIAEFEAEGRKPSIRLRVPEGRTYTFNDIVRGNITFESSDFGDWVIVKKNGTPTYNFAVAIDDHLMEITHVLRGEEHISNTPKQMMVYEAFGWEPPSFGHMTLILNEERKKLSKRDEHILQFIEQYSDLGYLPEALFNFITLLGWSPVGEEEIFSQDKLIEIFDPERLSTSAAIFDKDKLKWMNNEYIKAADLDRVIDLAMPHLIKAGRLPEDMGETTKKWAEDVIALYKEQLRYGAEIVELTELFFQDTISYDEDAMKVLGEEQVPEVLQVFTDKLIHLDDYNKDSIKAEIKATQKETGHRGKKLFMPIRVATTGQAHGPELPLAIELLGKEVILKRLDAVLKKLGA; encoded by the coding sequence ATGTCAAATCAGGTTCGTGTTCGTTATGCGCCAAGTCCAACAGGTAATTTGCATATTGGAAATGCGCGGACGGCACTGTTTAATTATTTATATGCAAAACATTTTGATGGAAAATTTATTATCCGTATTGAGGATACAGATGCAAAGCGCAATGTGGCCGGCGGTGAAGAAAGCCAGCTGAAATATTTAAAATGGCTTGGAATTGAATGGGATGAAGGTGCTGATCTCGGCGGTTCATATGGTCCATACCGTCAGATGGAGCGGCTTGACCTCTATAAAAAATATATTGATGAATTGCTCGAAAATGGACTTGCCTATAAATGCTACATGACTGAGGAAGAATTAGAGGCAGAGCGTGAAGAACAGCGTGCAAATGGACAAGTTCCCAAATATTCCGGCGCACACCGTAATCTGACTGCGGAGCAAATTGCCGAATTTGAAGCGGAGGGCCGCAAACCAAGTATCCGGTTGCGTGTTCCAGAAGGAAGAACGTATACGTTTAATGATATTGTTCGCGGGAACATTACCTTTGAATCAAGTGACTTTGGCGACTGGGTGATCGTTAAGAAAAATGGAACACCAACATACAATTTCGCAGTTGCGATCGATGATCATCTCATGGAGATCACTCATGTTCTACGCGGGGAAGAGCATATATCCAATACTCCGAAGCAGATGATGGTATATGAAGCATTTGGCTGGGAGCCCCCATCATTTGGTCATATGACGCTTATTTTGAATGAAGAGCGCAAAAAATTAAGTAAGCGCGATGAGCATATTCTGCAGTTCATTGAGCAGTATAGTGATTTGGGATATTTACCGGAAGCACTTTTCAATTTTATCACACTGCTAGGCTGGTCACCAGTTGGCGAAGAAGAGATTTTCAGTCAGGACAAGTTGATTGAGATTTTTGATCCGGAACGTCTCTCAACATCGGCTGCCATTTTTGATAAAGATAAATTGAAGTGGATGAATAACGAATATATTAAAGCAGCTGATTTGGACAGGGTGATTGATCTTGCAATGCCGCATCTGATTAAAGCAGGCAGATTGCCGGAAGATATGGGTGAGACAACCAAAAAGTGGGCGGAAGATGTGATTGCCCTATACAAAGAGCAGCTGAGATATGGAGCAGAAATTGTTGAATTGACGGAGTTGTTCTTCCAGGATACAATCAGCTATGATGAGGATGCCATGAAGGTATTGGGTGAAGAACAGGTACCGGAAGTGCTGCAGGTATTTACGGATAAATTAATTCACCTGGATGATTATAATAAAGACAGCATTAAGGCGGAAATAAAGGCAACCCAGAAGGAAACCGGCCACAGGGGCAAAAAGCTGTTTATGCCGATTCGTGTTGCTACAACCGGTCAGGCACACGGTCCGGAACTTCCGTTGGCGATTGAACTGCTTGGGAAAGAAGTTATTTTAAAACGGCTTGATGCAGTGCTGAAAAAGCTCGGAGCCTAA
- a CDS encoding PIN/TRAM domain-containing protein — protein sequence MLKKIVYLFFIITGGTIGYLYLPDIVKLLDFTNADWVASPYVGTVVGAIILFLLSYWLADYIVGFLRWIEDALIKVPAADLFFGSIGLIVGLLIAYLINITLQDINIKIVSQVIPLFLTILLGYFGFQVGFRRREEFVNLLNINRKERDKRRGAEPESPQQTERAQPKAKILDTSVIIDGRIADICQTNFLEGTIVIPQFVLGELQHIADSSDVLKRNRGRRGLDILNRIQKELPVKVEIYEGDFEEIHEVDSKLIKLAKVIDGIVVTNDFNLNKVCDLQGVDVLNINDLANAVKPVVLPGEELVVQVIKDGKEQNQGVAYLDDGTMIVVEEGRDYIGKTIEVLITSVLQTSAGRMIFAKPKLLEKAL from the coding sequence GTGCTGAAAAAAATAGTATATTTATTTTTTATCATTACCGGAGGAACCATTGGATATTTATATTTGCCGGATATCGTCAAGCTGTTGGATTTCACAAATGCTGATTGGGTAGCGTCGCCTTATGTTGGTACCGTTGTAGGTGCAATTATTTTATTTCTTCTCTCATACTGGCTTGCGGATTACATCGTAGGATTTTTAAGGTGGATTGAAGATGCTCTTATAAAAGTACCAGCGGCGGATTTGTTTTTCGGAAGCATTGGGCTGATTGTCGGTCTTTTGATTGCTTACCTGATCAATATAACTTTGCAAGATATCAATATTAAGATCGTTTCACAGGTTATACCGCTATTTTTAACTATTTTATTAGGTTATTTCGGATTTCAGGTCGGGTTCAGACGGAGAGAAGAGTTTGTTAATCTGCTCAACATCAATCGGAAAGAACGTGATAAACGAAGAGGTGCAGAGCCTGAATCTCCGCAGCAGACAGAACGGGCACAGCCGAAAGCTAAAATCCTGGATACGAGTGTTATTATTGATGGAAGAATTGCGGACATTTGTCAAACGAACTTTCTGGAAGGTACAATCGTTATTCCGCAGTTCGTACTTGGAGAGTTGCAGCATATTGCCGATTCATCAGATGTATTGAAGCGTAATCGCGGCAGACGCGGCCTTGATATATTGAATCGTATCCAAAAGGAATTGCCGGTGAAGGTTGAAATTTACGAGGGTGACTTTGAGGAAATACATGAAGTCGACAGTAAATTGATTAAACTGGCAAAAGTAATTGACGGGATTGTCGTTACGAATGATTTCAACTTGAATAAAGTCTGTGATTTGCAAGGTGTCGATGTGTTGAACATCAATGATCTTGCCAATGCTGTCAAACCAGTTGTACTTCCTGGCGAAGAATTGGTTGTACAAGTAATTAAAGACGGTAAAGAACAAAATCAAGGTGTTGCATATCTGGATGACGGTACCATGATAGTGGTGGAAGAAGGGCGCGATTATATCGGGAAAACAATCGAAGTTCTTATTACAAGTGTTTTGCAGACATCAGCAGGCCGTATGATTTTCGCAAAACCAAAATTACTTGAAAAAGCACTCTAA